In the Marinitoga litoralis genome, GTCCTTTTTGCTCCTACTATATATACTTTTTCCATTTCCATCCCACTCCTTTTAACTTTTAAATTATAATACTAATCCTCCATCTACACTTATTACTTGTCCTGTTATAAAACTACTTTCATCACTTGCTAAAAATAATGCTGTGTTTGCTATTTCTTCTGGTTCTCCCATTCTTTGTAATACTGTTTTACTTTTTACTAATTC is a window encoding:
- a CDS encoding SDR family oxidoreductase; amino-acid sequence: ELVKSKTVLQRMGEPEEIANTALFLASDESSFITGQVISVDGGLVL